In Arthrobacter sp. PAMC25284, a single genomic region encodes these proteins:
- a CDS encoding NAD(P)/FAD-dependent oxidoreductase — translation MTETLEREFDVIVIGAGAVGENVADRAVQGGLTAVLIEAELVGGECSYWACMPSKALLRPGTALHGAQSVPGAEQAVTRTLDVAAVLKRRDSFTSNWQDDGQVKWVENTGIELIRGHGWITAPRQVEVAGLDGNSYRLSARHAVVIATGSSPTIPPIDGLADVDYWTTREATSTQEIPARLAVLGAGVAGVELAQAHARLGANVTLVARGGILGAFPTEASDLVAAGLRADGVELLLHTATKSVHQNDDGSITLTMDGGTSVTADKLLVSTGRHPALEGLGLESVGITADDGGRLKLTTDSTGLVRGADGNDAAGATADGNGGADGTSAAGATADGGAWLYATGDAAGRAMLTHQGKYQARITGDVIAARAKGEANGTAAPWSRFAQTADEHAVPSVVFSDPELTSVGRTVARAKEDGYTVSSVELPIQVAGSALHADNYEGWAQLVIDEDRKVILGATFAGPDVAELLHAATIAIVGEVPLDRLWHAVPSYPTISEVWLRLLEKYGL, via the coding sequence ATGACGGAAACACTTGAACGCGAATTTGATGTCATTGTGATCGGTGCAGGCGCCGTCGGCGAGAACGTGGCGGACCGCGCAGTCCAGGGCGGGCTGACGGCAGTACTGATTGAGGCGGAACTAGTCGGCGGCGAATGCTCCTACTGGGCCTGCATGCCGTCCAAGGCGCTGCTGCGGCCGGGCACCGCCCTGCACGGCGCCCAATCCGTGCCGGGGGCCGAACAAGCCGTCACCCGCACCCTGGATGTCGCGGCCGTCCTGAAGCGCCGGGACTCCTTCACCTCGAACTGGCAGGACGACGGCCAGGTCAAGTGGGTGGAGAACACCGGGATCGAGCTGATTCGCGGCCACGGCTGGATCACGGCCCCGCGCCAGGTGGAGGTTGCCGGTCTCGACGGCAACAGTTACCGGCTGTCCGCGCGGCACGCCGTCGTCATCGCCACCGGGTCCAGCCCCACTATCCCGCCGATCGACGGGCTCGCGGACGTGGACTATTGGACCACCCGGGAAGCAACATCCACCCAGGAGATCCCGGCCCGGCTTGCCGTGCTCGGCGCCGGCGTCGCCGGCGTCGAACTCGCGCAGGCGCATGCTCGGCTCGGTGCCAACGTCACCCTCGTGGCCCGCGGCGGCATCCTGGGGGCCTTCCCAACGGAGGCATCTGACCTCGTGGCGGCCGGACTGCGCGCCGACGGCGTCGAACTGCTCCTGCACACGGCCACCAAGAGCGTGCACCAGAACGACGACGGGTCCATCACCCTGACGATGGACGGCGGCACCTCCGTCACGGCAGACAAGCTCCTGGTGTCCACGGGCCGGCATCCGGCCCTGGAAGGGCTCGGTCTGGAGAGCGTGGGGATTACCGCGGACGACGGCGGGCGGCTCAAGCTCACCACGGATTCCACCGGCCTCGTCAGGGGTGCGGACGGCAACGACGCAGCCGGGGCCACGGCGGACGGCAACGGCGGCGCGGACGGCACCAGCGCAGCCGGGGCCACCGCGGACGGCGGCGCATGGCTGTACGCCACCGGCGACGCGGCCGGACGCGCCATGCTGACCCACCAGGGCAAGTACCAGGCCCGGATCACCGGCGATGTCATTGCCGCCCGGGCCAAGGGTGAAGCCAACGGCACTGCGGCGCCGTGGAGCCGGTTTGCCCAGACGGCCGATGAACACGCTGTTCCCAGCGTCGTGTTCAGCGATCCGGAGCTGACCAGCGTCGGCCGGACCGTGGCAAGGGCCAAGGAGGACGGCTACACCGTTTCCTCGGTCGAGCTGCCCATCCAGGTCGCCGGGTCCGCCCTGCATGCCGACAACTACGAAGGCTGGGCCCAGCTGGTCATCGACGAAGACCGGAAGGTCATCCTCGGCGCCACCTTCGCCGGTCCGGATGTTGCCGAGCTGCTGCACGCGGCCACCATTGCCATTGTTGGGGAGGTCCCGCTGGACCGGCTCTGGCACGCGGTACCCTCCTACCCGACCATCAGCGAGGTGTGGCTGCGGCTCCTGGAGAAGTACGGACTGTAA
- a CDS encoding globin domain-containing protein: MLSDKSFPVIEATLPLVGSRIGEITPKFYARLFDAHPELMDGLFSRSNQRSGNQQQALAGSIAAFASHLVSNPGTLPETVLSRIAHRHASLGITEPQYKVVYEHLFAAIADDLAGVITPEIAEAWTEVYWLMADALIKLEKGLYAAQANGRMWAPWRIAAAAPAGTGSMTFTLEPADDTPVTPALPGQYVSVKVQVPDGLHQVRQYSLSGTAGIQRSFTTKLDDGGEVSPVLHNSVEVGDVIEISNPYGEITLKDGDGPVVLASAGIGCTPTASILRSLAEAGSDRQVLVLHAEGSLDSWALRGQMTDDVERLPGAGLQLWLEQPEAGAKEGFMSLREVDLPANASLYLCGPLPFMKNIRNEAINAGIPATKIHYEVFGPDIWLAS, from the coding sequence ATGCTCTCGGACAAGTCCTTCCCCGTCATCGAGGCCACCCTCCCGCTGGTCGGTTCCCGGATTGGTGAGATCACCCCCAAGTTCTACGCCCGGCTCTTCGACGCCCACCCGGAACTGATGGATGGACTGTTCAGCCGCTCGAACCAGCGCTCCGGCAACCAGCAACAGGCCTTGGCAGGAAGCATCGCCGCCTTCGCCAGCCACCTGGTGAGCAACCCCGGCACCCTGCCGGAGACCGTATTGTCCCGCATCGCACACCGACACGCCTCCCTGGGCATCACCGAACCGCAGTACAAGGTGGTCTACGAACACCTCTTCGCTGCGATCGCCGACGACTTGGCAGGCGTCATCACCCCGGAAATCGCCGAGGCCTGGACCGAGGTCTACTGGCTCATGGCGGACGCCCTGATCAAGCTCGAGAAAGGGCTGTATGCCGCGCAGGCAAACGGCAGGATGTGGGCTCCGTGGAGGATCGCCGCCGCGGCCCCAGCGGGTACCGGCTCCATGACCTTTACCCTGGAACCGGCGGATGACACTCCCGTCACGCCCGCCCTCCCCGGCCAGTACGTCAGCGTCAAAGTCCAGGTCCCGGACGGCCTGCACCAGGTCCGGCAGTACTCACTGTCCGGCACCGCGGGCATCCAACGCAGCTTCACAACCAAGCTCGACGACGGCGGCGAAGTCTCCCCGGTACTGCACAACAGCGTTGAGGTCGGCGACGTCATCGAAATTTCGAACCCCTACGGCGAGATCACGCTCAAGGACGGTGACGGACCTGTCGTCCTGGCCTCGGCAGGCATTGGCTGCACCCCCACGGCGTCCATCCTTCGCTCCCTCGCCGAGGCCGGCTCGGACCGCCAGGTCCTGGTTCTGCACGCCGAAGGCAGCCTGGACAGCTGGGCGCTGCGCGGGCAGATGACGGACGACGTCGAACGCCTTCCGGGTGCCGGTCTCCAGCTCTGGCTTGAGCAGCCGGAGGCCGGCGCGAAGGAAGGCTTCATGTCCCTGCGCGAGGTTGACCTGCCGGCGAATGCCTCCCTGTACCTCTGCGGTCCGTTGCCGTTTATGAAGAACATCCGCAACGAAGCCATCAACGCCGGCATCCCGGCCACGAAGATCCACTACGAGGTCTTCGGCCCGGACATCTGGCTCGCCAGCTAG
- a CDS encoding ABC transporter ATP-binding protein: MLSVQQLSVKGRREALLPPTSLTVSRGELLLVTGSRQDQRTTMALALSGRMQASAGTISWDAKAGIKRLRKASAIVDAPGINDPEQHLSVRDAVTEDLALVPRRYRGALLSGPWLKVNRFEDIAGLWMEQLQPDRRLELLTALALAHPGTDLLVVDSPDRHSGDWADWLPMLDALAHDAGRPLAVVATVTSLPPGWTGPAAVIGNATTKADADAAAETDAGLPAVSGAVQ, translated from the coding sequence GTGCTCTCCGTGCAACAGCTCTCCGTCAAAGGCCGGCGGGAAGCCCTGCTTCCGCCCACGTCCCTCACCGTCTCCCGCGGCGAGCTGCTGCTCGTTACCGGCTCACGCCAGGACCAGCGAACCACCATGGCCCTGGCCTTGAGTGGACGGATGCAGGCCTCCGCCGGCACCATATCGTGGGACGCCAAGGCGGGAATCAAACGGCTGCGCAAAGCCAGTGCGATCGTCGACGCCCCGGGCATTAACGACCCCGAACAGCACCTGAGCGTCCGCGACGCCGTTACGGAAGACCTCGCCCTGGTCCCCCGCCGCTACCGCGGCGCACTACTGAGCGGCCCGTGGCTCAAGGTCAACCGCTTCGAAGACATAGCCGGTCTCTGGATGGAGCAACTGCAGCCCGACCGGCGGCTGGAGCTGCTCACGGCCCTCGCGCTCGCGCATCCTGGCACGGACCTTCTGGTGGTCGACTCACCCGACCGGCACAGCGGCGATTGGGCGGACTGGCTGCCCATGCTCGACGCCCTGGCGCACGACGCCGGCCGGCCACTGGCCGTTGTCGCCACCGTGACCAGCCTCCCGCCGGGCTGGACGGGCCCGGCCGCCGTCATCGGAAACGCCACTACCAAAGCCGACGCCGACGCGGCCGCCGAAACCGACGCCGGGCTGCCGGCCGTCAGCGGGGCCGTCCAGTGA
- a CDS encoding phosphoenolpyruvate carboxykinase (GTP), producing MGDLTRPPLLETAPTTHTGLLAWVTEVAELTQPDRIYWVDGSQEENTRLTDELVEAGTLTRLNEDTFPGSFAAFSDPADVARVEEQTFICSEKERDAGFTNNWMDPAAMKEKLRGLFAGSMRGRTMYVIPFVMGHLDAEDPKFGVEITDSAYVVASMRIMATIGTEVLDRITATDAFYVPALHSLGAPLTPGQADVAWPCNPDKWIVHFPEERSIWSFGSGYGGNALLGKKCYALRIASVMARDEGWLAEHMLILKLTSPEQKNYYIAAAFPSACGKTNLALLDPTIEGWKVETLGDDITWMRIGKEGEIRATNPEAGLFGVAPGTGWSTNPNAMRAIEKGHSIFTNVALTDDGGVWWEGMTDEIPAHLTDWQGNSWTPESDKPAAHPNSRFCTPISQIDMLAEEYFNPDGVEVSAILFGGRRKTTIPLVTESRSWSNGIFMGSTLSSETTAAAAGQVGVVRRDPMAMLPFIGYDAGDYLNHWVNLSAKANPARLPKIFLVNWFRRTADGGFAWPGFGDNARVLKWAIERLEGKAAAIDTPIGYVPTGDSMDLSGLDLTPADVEAAVHVDPAEWATELASIEEWYARFGDSLPDALRSELEGLKARLG from the coding sequence ATGGGAGATCTGACACGACCGCCGCTGCTTGAGACTGCACCCACCACCCATACCGGTCTGCTGGCCTGGGTTACAGAGGTCGCCGAACTGACCCAGCCGGACCGGATCTACTGGGTGGACGGCTCCCAAGAAGAGAACACCAGGCTTACGGACGAGCTCGTAGAGGCGGGAACGCTGACCCGGCTCAACGAGGACACCTTCCCCGGATCATTCGCGGCGTTCTCGGATCCCGCGGATGTGGCCCGGGTCGAGGAGCAAACCTTTATATGCTCCGAGAAGGAACGCGACGCGGGCTTCACGAACAACTGGATGGACCCGGCGGCCATGAAAGAAAAGCTGCGCGGTCTCTTTGCCGGCTCGATGCGCGGCCGCACCATGTACGTCATCCCGTTCGTGATGGGCCACCTCGACGCCGAGGATCCCAAGTTCGGCGTCGAGATCACCGACAGCGCCTACGTTGTCGCGTCGATGCGCATCATGGCCACGATCGGTACCGAAGTGCTGGACCGCATTACCGCCACGGACGCCTTCTATGTCCCGGCCCTGCACTCCCTGGGTGCCCCGCTGACCCCCGGCCAGGCCGACGTCGCCTGGCCGTGCAACCCGGACAAATGGATTGTGCACTTCCCCGAAGAGCGCTCCATTTGGTCCTTCGGCTCCGGTTATGGCGGCAACGCCCTCCTGGGCAAGAAGTGCTACGCGCTGCGGATCGCCTCCGTGATGGCCCGCGACGAGGGCTGGCTCGCCGAGCACATGCTCATCCTCAAGCTGACCTCCCCGGAACAGAAGAACTACTACATCGCCGCAGCCTTCCCCTCGGCCTGCGGCAAGACCAACCTCGCTCTGCTCGACCCGACCATCGAGGGGTGGAAAGTCGAAACCCTCGGCGATGACATCACCTGGATGCGGATCGGCAAGGAGGGCGAAATCCGTGCCACCAACCCCGAGGCGGGCCTGTTCGGCGTCGCTCCCGGGACCGGCTGGAGCACCAACCCCAACGCGATGCGCGCCATCGAAAAGGGCCACAGCATCTTCACTAACGTGGCACTGACCGACGACGGCGGTGTGTGGTGGGAAGGCATGACCGATGAGATTCCCGCGCACCTGACCGACTGGCAGGGAAACTCCTGGACCCCTGAATCGGATAAGCCGGCCGCGCACCCGAACTCCCGCTTCTGCACCCCGATCTCCCAGATCGATATGCTCGCCGAGGAATACTTCAACCCCGACGGTGTCGAGGTCTCCGCGATCCTGTTCGGCGGCCGCCGCAAGACGACCATCCCGCTGGTGACCGAGTCCCGCAGCTGGTCCAACGGCATCTTCATGGGCTCCACGCTGTCCTCCGAAACGACGGCGGCGGCTGCAGGCCAGGTGGGTGTGGTCCGGCGCGACCCCATGGCGATGCTGCCGTTCATCGGCTACGACGCCGGTGACTACCTGAACCACTGGGTAAACCTGTCCGCCAAGGCCAACCCGGCGCGCCTGCCCAAGATCTTCCTGGTCAACTGGTTCCGCCGCACGGCAGACGGCGGCTTCGCCTGGCCCGGCTTCGGCGACAATGCACGCGTCCTCAAATGGGCCATCGAGCGCCTCGAAGGCAAGGCCGCCGCCATCGATACCCCGATCGGCTACGTGCCGACCGGCGATTCGATGGATCTGAGCGGCCTGGACCTGACCCCGGCCGATGTGGAGGCAGCTGTCCATGTCGACCCCGCCGAGTGGGCTACGGAACTCGCTTCCATCGAGGAATGGTACGCCCGCTTTGGCGATTCGCTGCCGGATGCCCTGCGCTCCGAGCTCGAAGGCCTGAAGGCGCGCCTCGGCTAG